A genome region from Vicia villosa cultivar HV-30 ecotype Madison, WI unplaced genomic scaffold, Vvil1.0 ctg.000011F_1_1, whole genome shotgun sequence includes the following:
- the LOC131621798 gene encoding uncharacterized protein LOC131621798 produces the protein MKAFQQFSAATDLKENPRKCKVYFGGTHEMEKRKIMKITNFEEGQLPFKYLGAPLTSRKISISQCQPLIDKIVAKIRHWTSKLLSSTGRCQLVKRTLFVVAACWMQVFPLPKKIIHQVEAVCRSFLWSGNEDSIKAPIVWDKVCDPRCPGVLNITALKDWNKATMLKLFGISMEKKTNFG, from the coding sequence ATGAAAGCTTTCCAACAATTCTCTGCAGCAACCGATTTGAAAGAAAACCCAAGAAAATGTAAAGTCTATTTTGGAGGAACACATGAGATGGAAAAGAGGAAAATTATGAAAATCACTAATTTTGAGGAAGGACAATTACCTTTCAAATATTTGGGGGCCCCTCTCACCAGTAGAAAAATCTCCATCAGCCAATGCCAGCCTTTGATAGATAAAATCGTTGCCAAAATTCGCCATTGGACATCGAAGCTTTTGAGCTCGACTGGAAGATGTCAGCTGGTAAAAAGAACATTATTTGTTGTGGCAGCTTGTTGGATGCAGGTGTTTCCATTGCCAAAGAAGATTATCCATCAAGTGGAGGCAGTTTGTAGAAGTTTTCTGTGGAGTGGCAATGAGGATAGCATAAAAGCTCCTATAGTGTGGGATAAAGTTTGTGATCCTAGGTGTCCTGGCGTTCTGAATATCACTGCACTTAAGGATTGGAACAAGGCAACAATGTTAAAACTCTTTGGAATATCCATGGAAAAAAAGACAAACTTTGGGTGA